Proteins encoded in a region of the Leopardus geoffroyi isolate Oge1 chromosome E2, O.geoffroyi_Oge1_pat1.0, whole genome shotgun sequence genome:
- the LOC123578370 gene encoding putative protein ZNF720, which yields MANSQGLLTFRDVAIEFSQKELGCLNHSQWELYRDVMLENYGHLLFLGLVVSKPDLVIFLEHKKDVWAVKRKETVATHPGRWN from the exons GGATTGCTGACATTCAGGGATGTGGCCATAGAATTTTCTCAGAAAGAGTTGGGGTGCCTGAACCACAGTCAGTGGGAACTGTACAGGGATGTGATGTTAGAGAACTACGGACACCTCCTTTTCTTGG GTCTTGTTGTGTCAAAGCCAGACCTGGTCATCTTTTTGGAACACAAGAAGGATGTCTGGGCCgtgaagagaaaggagacagtagCTACACACCCAGGTAGGTGGAACTGA